One segment of Carassius auratus strain Wakin chromosome 2, ASM336829v1, whole genome shotgun sequence DNA contains the following:
- the LOC113118665 gene encoding nucleolar transcription factor 1-A-like produces MNGSTSVSGTQTGRLKSESDADPWSKEDCLTLLERIRSQLPDGDTMKYKTTESHFDWEKVGFGGFTGDMCKQKWQKVSTEVRKYRTMTELIVDAIEYVKNPYKGKKLKTHPDFPKKPLTPYFRFFMEKRAKYAKIHPEMSNLDLTKILSKKYKELPEKKKLKYIQEFQREKEAFEKNMARFKEDHPDLIEERKKSDLPEKPKTPQQLWYNHEKKTYMKIHPEVSQKELKEALRKQWSQLSDKKRLKWISKALELQKHYEDTMRAYLETHPDASSDEHVKSVLTKAERQLKDKFDGRPTKPPPNGYSLYCAELMVNMKDVPSTERMVLCSKQWKMMTQKEKDLFQKRCEQKKKQFEIDLQRFIESLPEEERERVLTEEKLGGTRMSIVGAGSPLRAKPPSVKERCRDPELDQWVHGLSKEKRDSKKKTRLPETPKTPEEMWQQSVIGDYLAKYRNDQKKAQNAMDAAWKAMEKKEKIPWIKKAAEDQKRYEVQYRTVRELLEMRTVLSGQGQRKPKFDGEPKKPPVSGYQMFSQELLTNGELNHFSLKERMVEIGKRWHKLSQSQKDKYKKQVEEQQLEYKAELDAWVKSLSPQECAVYKEFSTTKRRSTTKAQGPGAKVRVTKGKAVGARAVTVGPGGGKRSMAYRAKQDTSDSDEDDDKTDTSDSEDEDDESSGSTDSEDDDDEDDENEDDDDDDNDDDQSDGSSSSSSEDSIDSDSD; encoded by the exons atgaaTGGCAGCACCAGTGTGTCTGGCACCCAGACAGGACGGCTCAAAAGTGAGTCAG ACGCTGATCCATGGAGCAAAGAGGACTGTCTGACACTGCTGGAGAGGATACGCAGTCAGTTACCTGATGGAGACACAATGAAGTATAAAACCACAGAGTCTCATTTTGACTGGGAGAAGGTGGGGTTTGGGGGTTTCACTGGAGACATGTGCAAGCAGAAATGGCAGAAAGTTTCCACAGAG GTGCGTAAATACAGAACAATGACAGAACTCATTGTTGATGCTATTGAATATGTGAAGAACCCCTACAAGGGGAAAAAATTGAAG ACACATCCAGACTTCCCGAAGAAACCGCTCACTCCCTACTTTCGCTTCTTTATGGAGAAGCGAGCCAAGTATGCAAAAATCCACCCCGAGATGAGCAACTTGGATCTCACCAAGATTCTGTCCAAAAAATACAAAGagcttcctgaaaaaaaaa AGCTAAAGTACATTCAAGAGttccagagagagaaagaggctttTGAGAAGAACATGGCACGATTCAA GGAGGACCACCCAGATTTAATAGAGGAGAGAAAGAAGTCAGACCTCCCAGAGAAGCCCAAGACCCCTCAGCAGCTATGGTACAACCATGAGAAGAAGACCTACATGAAAATTCACCCTGAG GTAAGCCAGAAGGAGCTGAAGGAAGCATTACGTAAACAGTGGTCCCAATTATCAGACAAAAAGAGGTTGAAATGGATCAGCAAAGCTCTAGAGCTGCAGAAACACTATGAG GACACCATGAGAGCGTATCTTGAAACTCATCCAGATGCAAGCTCTGATGAACACGTCAAATCTGTCCTGACCAAGGCTGAACGGCAGCTCAAGGACAAGTTTGATGGCCGGCCAACCAAACCACCACC AAATGGCTATTCTCTGTACTGTGCtgaactaatggtaaacatgaaGGACGTGCCAAGTACGGAGCGGATGGTGCTGTGCAGTAAGCAGTGGAAGATGATGACCCAGAAAGAGAAGGATTTGTTCCAAAAACGATGTGAACAG AAAAAGAAACAGTTTGAGATTGACCTTCAGAGGTTTATTGAG AGTCTCCCAGAAGAGGAGAGGGAGCGTGTGTTGACAGAGGAGAAGCTGGGAGGTACCAGGATGAGCATCGTGGGTGCAGGCAGCCCCCTAAGGGCCAAACCCCCATCTGTGAAG GAACGGTGTCGTGACCCTGAGCTGGATCAGTGGGTACATGGACTTTCAAAAGAGAAGCGAGACAGTAAGAAGAAAACACGGCTTCCTGAAACGCCGAAGACTCCAGAGGAGATGTGGCAGCAGAGTGTGATAGGAGACTATCTGGCTAAATACAGA AATGACCAGAAGAAAGCGCAGAATGCAATGGATGCCGCTTGGAAGGCCATGGAAAAAAAGGAGAAGATTCCTTGGATCAAGAAGGCTGCAGAGGACCAGAAGCGATACGAGGTTCAGTACCGGACCGTG AGAGAGCTGTTAGAGATGAGGACAGTTCTGTCAGGACAGGgacaaagaaaaccaaaatttGATGGCGAGCCGAAGAAGCCCCCAGT GAGCGGGTATCAAATGTTCTCTCAGGAACTGCTAACTAACGGTGAGCTGAATCACTTCAGCCTGAAGGAGCGCATGGTGGAGATCGGCAAGCGGTGGCACAAGCTTAGTCAGAGCCAGAAGGACAAATATAAAAAACAGGTTGAGGAGCAGCAACTAGAGTACAAAGCTGAGCTTGACGCTTGGGTAAAG TCCCTCTCCCCTCAGGAGTGTGCGGTATATAAAGAGTTCTCAACTACG AAACGGCGAAGCACTACAAAAGCACAAGGTCCTGGGGCGAAAGTCCGAGTCACCAAGGGGAAGGCGGTAGGTGCCAGAGCCGTGACAGTGGGTCCCGGGGGGGGCAAGCGTTCCATGGCGTACCGGGCCAAG CAGGACACTTCGGACTCGGATGAAGATGATGACAAAACTGACACTTCAGATTcggaggatgaagatgatgagtcATCTGGCAGCACAGAtagtgaggatgatgatgatgaagatgatgag aatgaagatgatgatgacgacgacaATGATGACGACCAATCAGACGGTTCCAGCAGCTCATCATCAGAAGATAGTATTGACTCTGATTCAGACTAA